The genomic DNA GATGTGCATTATATTCGAATAGGCAATAATTGTAACATTCAAGATGGAGCCATTATTCATTGTACCTATCAAAAATCGCCAACCAATATAGGCAACAATGTTTCTATAGCACATGCAGCAGTGGTCCATGGTTGTACTATTCACGATAATGTGCTTATTGGCATTGGAGCTATTATTCTCGACAATTGTGTGATTCATCGTAATAGCCTTATAGCTGCCGGTTCGCTTTTACTCGAAGGTACCGTAGTCGAAGAAGGAAGTGTTTATGCCGGTTCACCAGCAAAAAAAATTAAGGAAATTAGCCCCGAGTTGCTTAAGGGACAGGTAGAACGAATTGCACAAAGCTACTCTATGTATGCAAGTTGGTATTCGAAATAAGTTGTTTGATTAAACTAAGCGACCAAACAACTAATGACGGAAAAGTGAAGTGTTGAAATAATGCAGAAAAATGATGAGAATTTAATGTCCCATTCAATCACTTAATTTTATCAATTCGTCAAAAAAATAAAGCAAAAGACAAACTATCTCATAAATAGTTCGTATAATTGAATACCAAATCGAAAAAATATGCTTAAAATTATTATATTAGGACTTTTTATATTTGTGTTTTACATTTCTAAAAGTCAAACAAACACAACGGATAGCGTTGTTAAATCAGTTTTAACCACTCCTTCACATATAGATAATTCCAAAAGACCTTCTATGCAACCAAACGATAAAATTGAACAAATCCATCGTATTGACAAAGTTTATAGACCAGAAACCAATGTTGAAAATAAAAAAAATGAAAATCAGGATTGTGAGGAACCTGTATCAACTGAGACTTCGGTTGCTTTAAATCATGAGAAAACTTCACAGGAACGCATCGCTCAGTATAAAAAAATGATAATCGAATTAAAAGACGAAAAAAATAAATTGGAATTAAAGGGTGAAAATACAAGCGAAATAGATAGAAAGATTGAAAAATTACAAACTTTAATTTTACGTTTATCAAGTGATAATAAAAATATTTCAGATAAAAATAGCTCATTTGCTTTGAATGAGCATTTAGCAAATGATAAAAATGATTTTAATATTACAATAGAAAAAAGCACTAAAGCTGATCCTTGTGCGAGTATAACTGCTATGACTTTAGGGGTAACATATACAGGTACTCTAGCTGCTTCAGGTAGTGATTGGTCAACATATACCGATTGCTCTTATACTGAATCTGGCGATGAAGGGGTGTATTCATTTACCCCTTCTTCTACTGGAAATTATACCTTTTCGGGGACTGCAACATCAGGTGATCCTGATTTCTTTTTAATGAGTTCTTGTGGAAATACTGGAACCAACATTACAGGCTCTTGTTGGGATTATGGCGATAGAACAGTTTCGTTAGTAGCTGGAACCACTTATTATCTTGTAGTAGATAATTATTCTAGTTCGAGTAGTGCAGAATATTCTATCATTGTAAATAGTGCTGCTGCAGGACCTTCAAATGATGATTGCACAGGAGCTATAACTCTAACAGTTGGAGCCAGTTGTTCGTTTAGTTCATATACCAATGCTAATGCAACTGCAACTTCGGGTGTTCCAGCACCAGGGTGCGCAAATTATTTAGGAGGAGATGTTTGGTTTAAAGCGACAGTGCCTGCTTCGGGACATATAATTTTAGATATGGATGATAATGTTGTAACCGATGCTGGAATGGCAATTTATACCGGTACCTGTGGTTCATTATCGTTAGTTGAATGTGACGATGATGATAGTAATAATGGTTTAATGGCAATGATAGACAAAAGTGGCTTATCTTCTGGAACAACCATTTATATTCGTGTTTGGGAATATGGAAATGATAATAACGGTTCTTTTTATATCTGTGCTTATGATCCGGGAATAGGTGCATGTGGTAGTGTTACAAATATTGCATCATGTGGTACATCTACAACGGTTACTTCTGGTGGCGGTTCTGGGAATTGGAATAATCAGGAATGTGGTTCGGGAACTCCGGGCGCTGAAAAAATATTTTCATTTACACCAACAACTACTGCTGCGTATTATATTGTAGTTACTTCCGCTTCATCCTATATGACATATGCATATCAGACCGGAACATGTCAGTCTACAGGTTGGACTTGTATGGCAAGACCAAATGCACCAGGTACTTTTGGTCCTTTTAATTGGACAGCTGGAGTTACTTATTATATTTTAGTTGACGATGAAGATGCTTCTTCTTCTACCCATACTTTTTATATAAAATGTCCGGAAACACCTGGGACTTATTATCATCCTACTGAAGGTTTGCAGGGAACTTATTTAGGTTCATGTATGGTTAATACTTGTACAGGTACATATACAGATGATGGAGGGGCTGCTAATTATTCTCTAAATATAAACTCAATATATAGAACGTTTTGCCCTGATGCTACAGGAAAATGCATTAGAGCAACCTTTAACAGTATGGATATTGAAGAAAATGGAACAAGTTGCTATGATTATTTAATTGTAAGAAATGGTCCCACTCAGGGAAGCCCCATTCTATGGGCAGGCTGTAAAACATTAGCATCTACAAATAGTTTATTAGGAACATTCTCAAATCCTTTCACAGCATCAAACACAAGCGGTTGTTTAACATTTCAATTTTATAGCGATAATACTATTACTCGTCCTGGCTGGAATATTTCATTATCATGTGTGGATTGTGCAGCTTCACCAACAAATAATGATTGTATTTCAGCAACTTCTATTTGTGGAGCAACGAACGTAAATTCAGCAAGTCCAGGACCAGGTATTACTTCTACTTGCGGAGGTTGTAATTTAAGTGAAAATTATTCTAACTGGTATTATTTTGAAATTACTAACAGCGGACGATTGTACCTTGATATTAAACCTGAAGATTTTTTTGAAGATTATGATATGGCATTATATCAGGCAAGCAGCTGTGCAAATCTTGGAAATCCTGTTCGTTGTACTTATGCTATGACACCTCAATATTGTCAGCCAGTTTCTTCAGGAGCTTCATATTATATTTCAAGAGTAAGGTTTAATACTATTGACAATACTTCAACTTACTACAATGATTTTTATGCAAATTACACAACTTCGATTAGTTCTACTGTAACAGCCGGAAGTGCCTATAATCTTCAAGTTACTGTTGCCGGAACATCAATGTATGTTGTTGCTTGGTTTGATTGGAATAAAAATTTACAATTTGACTCAGGTGAGTATTACTCTCTTGGAAGTGGGAATAATACTACTTTATCAACATCAATAACAGTCCCAGTAACTGCAAGACCTGGAAAAACTGCATTCAGAGTTTATACAACTAGAAGTGGTGCTGTTCCAAACACAGATGCTTGTATTAGCTATGCTAATGGTGAGATTGAAGATTATGCAATTTTTATTTCTGATGGAACACATTGTTCAAATGGAGTTAAAGATGCAGATGAAATCGGAGTAGATTGTGGAGGTGCAGGATGTGTTCCATGTGATGCCTCATATTGGCCTACAAATACAGGAATGAATAGTACTTCAACTGATTATTCTGAAGATGTAACAGGCGATAGTTGGGTGCAAGGGATACCTGTAAATGCTGGTGAATCTTATTACTTAATGGTAAATAACTGGTCGCCCGGCGCTAATGGTTTTGACTTGATATGGAACTTTACTGAAGGTGGTGCCATGGATTGCTCTATTGTATTGCCGATTGAATTGCTTGATTTTAATGTGAAACTCATAGGACAATTTACAACATTGTATTGGGAAACAGCATCAGAAATTAATAATGATTATTTTACAATTATGAAATCAACTGATGCAATAATATACAAGCCCATTGGAACTATTAAAGGAGCAGGAAATTCTAATACAATTCAACGGTATACGTTTAACGATAATGAACCAATTACACAAACTACATATTACAGATTAAAACAAATCGATTTTGATGGAAAAGTAACTTATTCTGAAGTTAGAGTTGTGTTACCTGATTTGCAATCTTCTGTACAGCAGTTTAATGTATTTAACGATATAAATAACGAAAATCTAAACATTACACTTATTGGCTATCCCAATACAAAGTTAGACTATGCCATAGTTGATGTTATGGGGAGGATAATTAAGCAAGGTAAGATAAATATTGATGAGAATGCTTTAGGTGGATTGAAATTATCTACAAATGATATTGCTGCCGGTATATACAATATTGTAATTAGTGATGGAAGATATACAGTAAAGAAAAAATTTGTTATTGTAAAATAACTTTTAAGATCTTCTTAAGCAATGTTTCGATAATATGTTGGTAAATATGTATCTTAGTGTAGTATTCTTTAAGCTTGCATAATAGATAACCTCATCTCATCTTTGCAAAGCAATCGGCTTCAATAAAAGGATTATTCACTTCGTTCATGAAATCGTCTTGTCATAATGACGAGATTGCTTCGATCACTTTGTTCGCTTACAATGATGGGAAAAATAGTATAGCAATAATGAGATATAAGACTACTTCCTTTTTTACTTTATATAAGTAAGTAATCTATTTACTGTTATTGCTTTTATTTATTTAGCTGTTTATTCTACCACCTCCTCGAAGCGAAAATTTGTTTTTAAAATGATCGTCGTATTGATCGGCATAATTTCCAACGCGGTTAACCATAGCTGTAATTTCCTTTTCGCTTAAATCATCTAATTCGCGAATACTTTTTATATAAAGCCAATTGTTAAATTTTGTAATACCACAGCCAAAAAGTTTATGGTTAACTTCCAAGGCTTCGGTTAGTATTTCTTCTTTAGTACCTTCGGGCAATTCGTAAATAGGCGACATTACTTGTATGTATCCATAAGTTCCGTCTTCTACGGTATATATGTCGACCCATACCGGAGCTGAGCCTTTTTGTAAATTCCATTGACCTTCTTGTTCGCCACGGCAGGCTACTGGATCTACACCAAAATTTCGAATTACATTTTCGAACATTTCGTAATAAACATTAATACTTTGCATAAAAATGATGATTTGTTTAAATATTCAAAGATACAATTTTTTGAAAGAACATTTTATTTTTTATTACATTTATTGTATTTTTGCTTAAAATACATGGCGATGATTCATTTTAGTTCATTTTTTAAATTTATAGTATTTATCACTCTTATAGCATTTGTTGCTTGTAAGCCCGATGATCCAACTCCTGATACCGGCGATATTCGCGATAAACTTGTTTCGTCATGGAAATGTCAGGAAAACTCGGCAACGTACGGTTCACAAAATTATTATGTTGAAATAACCAAAGATACAGTATCGGGATTAATCATCATCGATAATTTTTTTAATTTAGGCTTGGGAAAATCAATAAAAGCCAATGTTAGTGGGCAAACGATCACTATTAATAATCAAATGTTAGATGGCAATCTTTTCAATGGTTCGGGAACGGTATCGTCAAATTTTAACTCTATAAGTTGGTCCTATACGTTCGACGAAGGCAATGGACCAGAAAATGTTTCGGCTGTTTATACCAAAATGTAAAATGAAAAGCATTGTTTTTATCGGGTTGCTTGTCTTTTTATATGCTTGCCAAGAACTGGGCGGTTATAAAACACTTACATGTCCTCGCAAATCAATCATTGACACAGCTATTACCGGCGTTTGGAAATTCGTTGGGAGCAAAGAATATAATCAATTTGAGCTAAAGACCAACCCTCATTCTTTAATCATTTTACCTTTTAATCGAAACGAATATGTTTTAATGTTTATGCCTGACAAAGACAGTACTGAAAATCTTTTGTTGTTCAAAGCGATGGAAAGTCGGCTATCGGGTAGGCGTATTGCAAATGTTCAAGCCTTATTTGATAAACTATCTGAAGGATATATTTACTACCCTTTTAAATTAAGGGGCGACACACTTTGTTTTTGGGGCTTTTACAACACCAAAGTCTCGAACGAAATTGACAACAAAAAAATGATTAAAAAATTCATTATTCAGCATTTTAACGATACCAACTATTTTTCGTCTGTGCGTAAATATGTTCGAGTAAAAACAAATCTACCCTTATCAAAATAATATGTTTAAACAATTTATTCCATTTTTTTTCATTATTGTTGCACTTCAGGGATGCTATGTTAATAAAGCACTTATTTATCAAACAGCCGGAATTTACGATTATAAGATTTTTAAAAACAATGTGGTAGAAACGTTACAGCCAATTCCTATACCGAGATCTGTTTATTACAATCAAAAAGAATATCCTGCAACCCTTTTGCCTATGTTGCAAGAGTTAAAGACTACGGCCTTTATGGTTATTAAAGACGATTCCATTCGCTATGAAAAATATTGGAACGAAGGCAGTGATAGCACACTCTCCAATTCCTTTTCTATGGCAAAAAGCATCGTTAGTTTGTTGATAGGCTTTGCTATTCAAGATGGTTATATAAAGTCGATCGATCAGTATGTATGCGAATATTTGCCCGATTTTGAAGATGGATGCAAAAAGCATGTTCGTATTCGTGATTTACTAACAATGAGCAGTGGTTTAGCATGGAACGAAAGCTATTTAAACCCTTTTGGATCAACAGCCAAGGCTTATTATGGTCGAAATTTATACAAACAAATGACAAAACTAAAAGTAGTGCAAGCACCCGGATTTAATTTCCGATATTTAAGTGCTAACACCCAGCTTTTAGGGTTGATACTTACCAAAACTACTGGTAAAACCTTAAGTCAATATCTTTCTGAAAAACTATGGAAACCATTGGGAGCTGAACACAATGCTTTGTGGAGTTTAGACAGAAAAGGTGGTTACGAAAAAGCATATTGTTGTTTCAATGCAACTGCTCGCGATTATGCAAAAATTGGCATATTAGGCTTGCACGAAGGAAAGTGGAATGGAAGTCAATTATTATTTTCTGATTATTTAAAACAAAGTTTTTCGCCTGCCTCCAATCTTAGCGATTATGCAGGTAATTGTGTTGATTTTTATGGCTTTCAGTGGTGGATTTTGAATTACAAAAATATGAAAATCAATATGGCATGTGGTCTTTACGGACAATACATCATTATGGTTCCGCAAAAAAACATGGTCATTGTTCGTTTGGGACATAAAACCTCCAAAGAATACAGAGGTCATTTTAATGCCGATGTTTATTCGTATATAGAAGCTGCATTGAGCATAGTTGAGTAATGAAAGAAGCACTTTTTTGGCAAGTAGAAGGGCAAAAAGTTCGTTGTTTACTTTGTCCACATAATTGTTTGATTTCAGAAGGCAAAGTAGGCAAATGTAAAGTACGCTTTAACAAAGATGGAAAGCTCTTTTCTCAAGCTTATGGAAATTTATGTGCATTGGCTTTGGATCCTATAGAAAAAAAGCCTCTTTATCATTTTTTACCAGGGACAAAAACCTTATCAATTGCTCACGAAGGATGTAATTTACAATGTAAAAATTGTCAAAATTTTAATATTTCACAAAAGCTTTCAAGTAATATTGTTGCTGAGCTTTGGCCTGAACAATTAGTTAAACTGGCTTTAAATAAAAAAATTCCAAGTATTTCATTTACATATACAGAACCTACTGTGTTTTATGAATACGTATTAGAAACCGCTAAGATTTCGCATTTATATGGTATAAAAAATATTTTAGTTTCGAATGGATATATAATGCCTCAAGCACTGCAACAATTATCAGCCTTTTTAGATGCGGTTAACATTGATGTTAAAGCTTTTGAAAATGAGGTGTATAAGCAATTAACTGGTGCTCAACTTCAACCCGTTTTAGATACCATATTGTATTTAGTAGAGCAACATATTCACGTAGAGCTTACATACTTAATGGTACCCGGTTTTTCAGATAATATTGAACAAATTCATGCTTTTTTAGAGTGGTTGCTTCGACATTCTTTAAACCATATACCGATTCATTTTTCTCGATTCTTTCCGACATATGAGCTCGAAAAATTACAACCAACTCCACTTGAGCATATTCAAAATGCATATTTTGAGGCTCAAAAAATGGGAATGAAATATGTTTATCAAGGAAATGTGAGACTTATGGATAATGCAACTTATTGTCCTCGTTGTAAGAATATTTTAATTTCACGAAAAGATTTTTACGAAGTTAATTATAGAGGAATTAAGAACGGTAAGTGTAATTCATGTTCATACAATATATACGGTGTTTTCTAAAAAATAAAACAATTTAATGTAAATAGCTTTATTTAATGAAAGTATTACAAAAATACGATTAAGATAAAATAAGGAATTGCTTATTTTTTCTTAAATTGATCCATTGTGTTATCGTAATTGATAAAATATTCTCCTTTTTTCAATCCAGAAATATCAACTTTTGATCCCACACCTTTAAGTATTCTATTGCCGTAATAATCGTATATTTCATACATGGTTTCACCGCTAAAAGTAATTTCGGTATCAAATTTCTTACTCGTAATTGTTATGGGTGGTTGAAGCGATTTAAACAAAACATCTTGGCTATAACGAGGTTTTTTAGTATAGTCAATTTGTTTTACTCTAAACTTGTTATTGCCAGAGTGAGGCGAAACTTTTACAGAATAGGTGTTCGTTCCAGATGTCCCTTTCCCTTCTACTTCATCTACTTTTATCCATTTATTCCATCGGTATTGTTCAACAATAAAAGGGAGCTTGCCCGATTCTCCGGTCGTTGTCCATTTTAAAGTACCATCTCGTGTAACTTCGATACTTGTAGTGTTAAAAGTACTTTTAGGTTTTAAAACTTCTGGATTTAATACTTTTGGAACGCAATTGTCTTTATGTTTAATAACGATAGTAACTTTATCGCCAATATTAAATTGATAAACACTTAAATCAATTTCAAAAGCGCTTGAATTAATTTCATCGGTAGAAACTTTACCATTAACAGTAACCTCATATACACAAAATCCAACTCCCGATGAAGCAAATGGATTCATAACATATAAATTTTTACCTTGGAAAATACCGTCTATAATAATATCTCCTGCAAACAAACTTGATTGCAAAAGAGTAATAATCAGCATACTAAACAAAACTCGTTTCATTGGCAAAACGTATTTACTTTTAAACAACGAATATAGGTTAAAATATAATTCAATGCAAAAAAAAATGAAAAAAAAATCAATATTTTTTTATTCATTGGCTAAAAACCTTTTAATATTTGAACAAAAATAGTTATTTTTGTAAAAACAAACAACCTATGAATAAAATTTTTTTTCTTGCAATTATTTTGGTTGCACTGATGCTTAACGCATGCAATAATAATGAAAACGATAATGTTTGTAAAAACAGCGAAGCATTTGGTACTTTATCGATTGGTGAATCGGGATATATAGAGCTTTTATATCCATTGTCGATAAATAGTTCTATTTCGAATCAGATAGTTTCACTTATTCACGAAGGATTGGTTAAATTTGATGCTGCATCATTAACTATAAAACCTGGATTGGCTGATCGGTGGGAAATTGATAAAGACGAAACCACCTATCGTTTCTTTTTAAATACAAATGCCTATTTCCATCCCGATAAATGTTTTAAAAATGGAAAGTCGCGTAAAGTTACTGCTCAAGATGTTTTATTTTCTTTAACTCGTTTGTGTACTCAGTCGCCTGAAAATAAAGCTTATGCTTTATTAGTTGAGCAAGTAAAGGGAGCAAAAGAATTTTACGATAGTAAAAAAACTACTGGCAATATTGAAGGCTTTATAGTAGAAAACGATAGCACGTTTGTAATTAAATTAACAAAACCAAATCCAATGTTTTTGCATTTTTTAGCCAATCCAGCTGCTTCTATTATTGCTAAAGAAGCATACGAAATGTATAACACCAGTTTAACCAATGGTATTGGCCCTTTTATGCTTCATTCTTTTCCGGAAAATAATAAACCTTTAGTATTAATTCGCAATCCTCATTATTTTAAGCTTGATAGAAAAGGCAACTGTTTACCATATTTAGACACTGTAAAAATTTATTTTGTAGGTTCAATGAAAGCTCAACTCGAAATGCTTAAAAATGGACAGCTCGATGTTGTGTTAAATATAGATAATGAAACATTTACTTCTTTTCTTGAAGAAAATGTAAAACTTTTTGAAGGAGAGAAAGCTGTTTTTAAAGCGATTGCCGATCAAAATCAAAGCCGTCAACATATTGTAAATAGTAAAGTTGAAAATTTTATTTTAAACGAACAAGGTATTTTTGATTTATCAGAGGTAAAGCTCAAAAAAGATAGTCTGTAAAAATAATAATTGATAAATGTTAGGTTAATATGAATCGTTGGTGGACGATTATTATTCTTTTTGAGCTTTTTGTATCAAGTGTATATGCTCAATCGACCGAAAAACAAGAACTTGCTTTTGAATATTTTCGAAATAAAGAATACGAAAAAGCAGCCGATTTGTTTAATGAATTATATCAAAATCAAGGGAATACCTATTATTTAACTTACTATATTTCGTCTTTGCTTCAAATTAAACAATTTAACGAAGCCGAAAAAATGCTTAAAAAAGAAATTAAAAAGAAACCCGATGATTATAATTTGCGCATTATGTTGGGTCATGTATATAAGCAGTCGGGTAATTTTGATGCAATGAAAAAAATTTATGATGATGTTTTAAAGTCGCTTAATACAAATCAATCTCAAATATTTCAGGCAGCCAATGCTTTTATAATGTATCAGGAATATTCGCAGGCTGAAGCTGTTTATTTAAAAGGTCAAAAAATGCTGAAAGGGGCTTATAGTTTTCATTTAGAGCTTGCATCACTTTATCAAATTCAAAAAATGTACGAAAAAATGATGGATGAATACATTGCACTTCTATTGGAAAATCCACAAATGATTCAAACGGTTCAAAATCGTTTGCAACAATCGGTATATACAAGTGAAGACAAAGCACTTACAACAAAATTGCAAGAAAAATTAATTCTTCAGACCCAAAAAAATCCCGATGCAACCATAATGAGTGAGCTCTTAATTTGGTTATATATTCAGCAAATGCAATTTAGTAAAGCATTAACGTTTGCTATTGCACTCGATAAACGGAATAAAGAAGATGGTAGCAGAGTTTATACTTTAGCACAAACAGCTTTTGATAACAAAGATTATACAACAGCATTAAAGGCTTATCAGTATATTATTGAAAAAGGAACACGGGGGGCGTGGTATTTCGAAGCTAAAAACGAATATTTAGTTACCTTATATGAGCAAACTATAAATAGTGAATATGTTGATAAAAATAAAATTATTGAACTCGAAAATTTATTACAACAACATATTGAGCAAAATGGTATAAACAAAAATACTTTCTCGGCATTTATGGCTTTAATAAAAGTCAAAGCTTTTTATTTAAACAAAACCGATGAAAGTATCGACATGCTTAGAAAAGTTATAACCGGAACTTCTTTATTTTCCCTTCCACAATTAAATGAAGCAAAACTATTGCTGGGCGATTTAACTTTAATGAAAAATGATATATGGGAAGCAACTATTTTATATACTCAGGTAGAAAAAAATAATGGGAATGAACCTATTGCTGCCGAAGCAAAATTTAAAAAGGCCTTATTGGCTTACTATAGTGGCGATTTTTTATGGGCACAAGCACAAATGGATGTTTTAAAGGCATCAACTTCTAAATTAATTGCAAACGATGCATTAGCTTTATCGCAGTTCATAAGTGATAACATAGAGAATGATTCTACACAACGGACCCTTAAAACCTTTTCAAATAGCGATTTTTATTCGTTTAAACACCAAGATAGCTTAGCATTGTTATGTTTAGATTCAATTATGGAAAATAAAGATGCATACTCATTATATGATGATGCCTTACTTCGAAAGGGAGATCTTTTAATAAAATTAAATAAGATAGAACAGGCGATTGTTTTATATGATTCCATTTTAAATCGTTTTAATACTGAAGTAACTGCACCACAAGCTGCTTATAAGTTGTCCAATATTTATCAATATAGACTTCAAGATATTGAAAAGGCCAAATATTATTTGGAAATAATTTTTACAAAATACCCAGGTAGCTTTTTTGCTGATGAAGCACGAAAACGTTATCGAATCTTAAGGGGAGATTTAAACGAAAAAAATAATCAGGATATAAACGATTGGGTACCAACAGTAACACCATGACGAACAATCAAAAAGCAACTGCTTTAGCCTTAGGGGCTGTTTTAATGTGGAGCACTGTTGCGACGGCTTTTAAAATTGCATTAAGTGGAATGAACTATTATCAACTTTTGCTCATAGCAACTTGGGTGAGTACGTTAGTACTAGCCTTATTTCTTATTACAAAAAATGAATTAGTGACTTCGTTTAAGTTAAGTCGAAAACAATATTTATTATCTATGTTAATGGGTGCCTTAAATCCGTTTGCCTATTATTTAATATTATTAAAAGCTTATAGTTTATTGCCGGCTTATATGGCTCAGCCATTGAATTATACCTGGCCAGTAGTTTTAGTGTTTTTCTCCGCTTTTTTTCTGAAACAAAAACTAACATGGCTATCGGTTTTTGCTTTAATTGTTTCATTTTTTGGTGTTTGGCTCATCTCTAACGGAAATGATGCAATAGAAACATTGTCTACATTTTGGGGGGTATTATTGG from Bacteroidales bacterium includes the following:
- a CDS encoding gamma carbonic anhydrase family protein yields the protein MAIIVSVRDKTPIIGENCFLAPNASIIGDVVLGNNCSIWFNAVIRGDVHYIRIGNNCNIQDGAIIHCTYQKSPTNIGNNVSIAHAAVVHGCTIHDNVLIGIGAIILDNCVIHRNSLIAAGSLLLEGTVVEEGSVYAGSPAKKIKEISPELLKGQVERIAQSYSMYASWYSK
- a CDS encoding YbjN domain-containing protein is translated as MQSINVYYEMFENVIRNFGVDPVACRGEQEGQWNLQKGSAPVWVDIYTVEDGTYGYIQVMSPIYELPEGTKEEILTEALEVNHKLFGCGITKFNNWLYIKSIRELDDLSEKEITAMVNRVGNYADQYDDHFKNKFSLRGGGRINS
- a CDS encoding serine hydrolase produces the protein MFKQFIPFFFIIVALQGCYVNKALIYQTAGIYDYKIFKNNVVETLQPIPIPRSVYYNQKEYPATLLPMLQELKTTAFMVIKDDSIRYEKYWNEGSDSTLSNSFSMAKSIVSLLIGFAIQDGYIKSIDQYVCEYLPDFEDGCKKHVRIRDLLTMSSGLAWNESYLNPFGSTAKAYYGRNLYKQMTKLKVVQAPGFNFRYLSANTQLLGLILTKTTGKTLSQYLSEKLWKPLGAEHNALWSLDRKGGYEKAYCCFNATARDYAKIGILGLHEGKWNGSQLLFSDYLKQSFSPASNLSDYAGNCVDFYGFQWWILNYKNMKINMACGLYGQYIIMVPQKNMVIVRLGHKTSKEYRGHFNADVYSYIEAALSIVE
- the amrS gene encoding AmmeMemoRadiSam system radical SAM enzyme; translation: MKEALFWQVEGQKVRCLLCPHNCLISEGKVGKCKVRFNKDGKLFSQAYGNLCALALDPIEKKPLYHFLPGTKTLSIAHEGCNLQCKNCQNFNISQKLSSNIVAELWPEQLVKLALNKKIPSISFTYTEPTVFYEYVLETAKISHLYGIKNILVSNGYIMPQALQQLSAFLDAVNIDVKAFENEVYKQLTGAQLQPVLDTILYLVEQHIHVELTYLMVPGFSDNIEQIHAFLEWLLRHSLNHIPIHFSRFFPTYELEKLQPTPLEHIQNAYFEAQKMGMKYVYQGNVRLMDNATYCPRCKNILISRKDFYEVNYRGIKNGKCNSCSYNIYGVF
- a CDS encoding ABC transporter substrate-binding protein produces the protein MNKIFFLAIILVALMLNACNNNENDNVCKNSEAFGTLSIGESGYIELLYPLSINSSISNQIVSLIHEGLVKFDAASLTIKPGLADRWEIDKDETTYRFFLNTNAYFHPDKCFKNGKSRKVTAQDVLFSLTRLCTQSPENKAYALLVEQVKGAKEFYDSKKTTGNIEGFIVENDSTFVIKLTKPNPMFLHFLANPAASIIAKEAYEMYNTSLTNGIGPFMLHSFPENNKPLVLIRNPHYFKLDRKGNCLPYLDTVKIYFVGSMKAQLEMLKNGQLDVVLNIDNETFTSFLEENVKLFEGEKAVFKAIADQNQSRQHIVNSKVENFILNEQGIFDLSEVKLKKDSL
- a CDS encoding tetratricopeptide repeat protein, with protein sequence MNRWWTIIILFELFVSSVYAQSTEKQELAFEYFRNKEYEKAADLFNELYQNQGNTYYLTYYISSLLQIKQFNEAEKMLKKEIKKKPDDYNLRIMLGHVYKQSGNFDAMKKIYDDVLKSLNTNQSQIFQAANAFIMYQEYSQAEAVYLKGQKMLKGAYSFHLELASLYQIQKMYEKMMDEYIALLLENPQMIQTVQNRLQQSVYTSEDKALTTKLQEKLILQTQKNPDATIMSELLIWLYIQQMQFSKALTFAIALDKRNKEDGSRVYTLAQTAFDNKDYTTALKAYQYIIEKGTRGAWYFEAKNEYLVTLYEQTINSEYVDKNKIIELENLLQQHIEQNGINKNTFSAFMALIKVKAFYLNKTDESIDMLRKVITGTSLFSLPQLNEAKLLLGDLTLMKNDIWEATILYTQVEKNNGNEPIAAEAKFKKALLAYYSGDFLWAQAQMDVLKASTSKLIANDALALSQFISDNIENDSTQRTLKTFSNSDFYSFKHQDSLALLCLDSIMENKDAYSLYDDALLRKGDLLIKLNKIEQAIVLYDSILNRFNTEVTAPQAAYKLSNIYQYRLQDIEKAKYYLEIIFTKYPGSFFADEARKRYRILRGDLNEKNNQDINDWVPTVTP
- a CDS encoding DMT family transporter, translating into MGTNSNTMTNNQKATALALGAVLMWSTVATAFKIALSGMNYYQLLLIATWVSTLVLALFLITKNELVTSFKLSRKQYLLSMLMGALNPFAYYLILLKAYSLLPAYMAQPLNYTWPVVLVFFSAFFLKQKLTWLSVFALIVSFFGVWLISNGNDAIETLSTFWGVLLATSSSLVWSAYWVLNLKDQRSPTQKLFVNFLFGSIYIYLFCLWAGFPAFKFTTSFIAAIYIGIFEMGITFILWMMALQMATRTDKISIYIFLSPFISLIFITTILGEKITIYAFLGFIFIALGILMSKWKEITTFERGKQR